The following proteins are co-located in the Trichormus variabilis 0441 genome:
- the mutS gene encoding DNA mismatch repair protein MutS: MTASDIQPTEPHTPPTPHADTRLVDRTKLSKMYQHYVEVKDKYPHALLLYRVGDFFETFFQDAVTVARELELVLTSKHGGEVGRVAMTGVPHHAWERYTTQLVEKGYAVVICDQVEDASEAVGLVRREVTRILTPGTLLEEGMLKSSRNNYLAAVVITSNHWGLAYADISTGEFLTTQDSDLERLTQELMRLQPSEVLVPTNAPDLGTLLRPGETSPHLPECLPPSFCYSLRSQQPFSQAEARSTLLQRFKVRSLEGLGCDHLPLAVRAAGGLLEYVEDTQKAGQVSLQRLRTYTITDYLIVDNQTRRNLEITQTVRDGTFHGSLLWALDKTSTAMGSRALRRWLLQPLLDIKGISSRQDTIQELVTNTRLRQDLRHLLRQIYDLERLTGRASSGTANARDLVALADSLSRLPELANLVIDAHSPFLKALQKVPPILEELAQKIHAHLVESPPLHLKEGGLIRPGVNPLLDERKATVEADHQWIANLEVDERARTGIPLLKVGFNETFGYYISISRAKADQVPANYIRKQTLKNEERYITPELKEREARILTARDDLHKLEYEVFVTLREEVGEQAEAIRHLSRAVAAADVLCGLAELAVYQGYCRPEMVNGREIAIIDGRHPVVEQSLPAGFFVPNSTQLGSNEETHQLPDLIILTGPNASGKSCYLRQVGLIQLMAQIGSFVPAKSARLGICDRIFTRVGAVDDLATGQSTFMVEMNETANILNHATSRSLVLLDEIGRGTATFDGLSIAWAVAEYIATEIRSRTIFATHYHELNELAGMLPNVANYQVTVKELPDQIIFLHQVQPGGADKSYGIEAGRLAGLPTVVIQRAKQVMGQIEKHSKIAMGLQNLD; encoded by the coding sequence ATGACCGCTTCTGACATTCAGCCGACGGAACCCCATACTCCCCCAACCCCTCACGCCGACACTCGACTGGTAGACCGCACTAAGCTGAGTAAGATGTATCAGCATTATGTTGAGGTGAAAGATAAGTATCCTCATGCGTTGTTGTTGTATCGGGTGGGTGATTTCTTTGAAACGTTTTTTCAAGATGCTGTCACGGTAGCTAGAGAATTAGAATTAGTCCTGACAAGTAAACACGGTGGCGAAGTTGGACGGGTAGCCATGACTGGTGTTCCTCACCATGCTTGGGAACGCTACACTACCCAATTGGTGGAAAAAGGTTATGCTGTGGTGATTTGCGACCAAGTAGAAGATGCTTCCGAGGCTGTGGGTTTGGTGCGGCGGGAGGTGACGCGCATCCTGACTCCCGGCACTTTGCTCGAAGAGGGAATGCTCAAATCAAGTCGCAATAATTACTTAGCAGCTGTGGTAATTACGAGCAATCATTGGGGGCTAGCCTATGCAGACATCTCCACCGGGGAATTTTTGACAACTCAAGATAGTGATTTAGAACGGTTGACCCAGGAATTGATGCGGTTGCAACCTTCAGAAGTATTGGTTCCCACCAACGCCCCAGATTTGGGTACATTGCTGCGTCCGGGGGAAACTTCACCACACCTTCCAGAATGTTTACCACCATCATTTTGCTATAGCTTGCGATCGCAACAACCATTCTCCCAGGCCGAAGCTAGAAGTACATTATTGCAGAGATTTAAAGTGCGATCGCTGGAAGGTTTGGGTTGCGACCATCTCCCCTTGGCTGTGCGCGCGGCTGGTGGGTTGTTGGAATATGTGGAAGATACCCAAAAAGCTGGACAAGTATCCCTGCAAAGACTCCGCACCTATACCATTACCGATTATCTAATTGTTGATAACCAAACCCGCCGCAATTTGGAAATTACTCAAACAGTTCGTGATGGTACTTTTCACGGTTCCTTACTATGGGCATTAGATAAAACTAGCACGGCGATGGGTAGTCGGGCTTTGCGGCGATGGCTATTACAACCGCTACTGGATATTAAAGGGATTAGTTCACGCCAAGACACCATCCAAGAATTAGTCACAAATACTCGACTACGGCAAGATTTACGGCATTTGTTACGCCAAATTTACGACCTCGAAAGGCTAACGGGTCGGGCTAGTTCGGGGACTGCAAATGCTAGAGATTTAGTCGCCTTGGCTGATTCCCTCTCCCGTTTGCCAGAATTAGCCAACTTAGTCATTGATGCTCATTCGCCTTTCCTCAAGGCTTTGCAAAAAGTACCGCCAATTTTAGAAGAACTGGCACAAAAAATACACGCTCATCTGGTAGAATCACCACCATTACATCTCAAAGAAGGGGGCTTGATTCGTCCTGGTGTCAATCCTTTATTGGATGAAAGAAAAGCGACCGTCGAAGCAGACCACCAATGGATTGCTAATTTAGAAGTGGATGAAAGGGCGAGAACGGGAATCCCTTTGCTGAAGGTGGGATTTAACGAAACCTTTGGCTATTACATTAGTATTTCCCGCGCCAAAGCTGACCAAGTACCCGCCAATTACATCCGCAAGCAAACCCTGAAAAATGAGGAACGTTACATCACCCCGGAATTGAAGGAAAGGGAAGCCAGGATTCTCACAGCGCGGGATGATTTACATAAGTTGGAATATGAGGTTTTTGTCACCTTACGGGAAGAAGTAGGAGAACAGGCGGAAGCAATTCGCCACCTTTCCCGCGCCGTAGCCGCCGCCGATGTGTTGTGTGGTTTAGCTGAGTTGGCGGTTTATCAAGGTTATTGTCGTCCCGAAATGGTGAATGGACGAGAGATAGCAATTATCGATGGTCGCCATCCGGTAGTGGAACAGTCCTTACCTGCGGGGTTCTTTGTGCCAAATTCCACCCAGTTGGGGAGTAATGAAGAAACCCACCAACTTCCTGACTTAATTATTCTAACTGGACCAAATGCCAGTGGTAAAAGTTGTTACCTGCGTCAAGTGGGTTTAATTCAACTAATGGCGCAGATTGGCAGTTTTGTTCCGGCTAAATCTGCTAGGTTGGGAATATGCGATCGCATTTTTACCCGCGTTGGTGCAGTGGATGATTTAGCCACAGGTCAATCTACATTTATGGTGGAGATGAATGAGACAGCAAATATTCTCAATCATGCCACATCTAGATCCCTAGTTTTATTAGATGAAATTGGTAGAGGAACCGCTACTTTTGACGGTCTTTCCATCGCTTGGGCGGTTGCAGAATATATCGCCACCGAGATTCGTTCCCGGACAATTTTTGCCACTCACTACCATGAATTAAACGAACTGGCGGGAATGTTACCAAATGTGGCTAACTATCAGGTGACAGTGAAAGAATTACCAGACCAAATTATCTTTCTGCACCAAGTCCAACCAGGAGGCGCTGACAAGTCCTACGGTATTGAAGCGGGAAGGTTAGCGGGTTTACCAACCGTAGTCATTCAACGGGCGAAACAAGTCATGGGGCAAATTGAGAAACATAGTAAGATTGCGATGGGATTGCAAAATTTGGATTAA
- a CDS encoding Crp/Fnr family transcriptional regulator, with the protein MTVTERILEVKQFLQKTPIFRDLLDEQLQALANIAIVQTYKKGEIIFWEGDEGTGFFIVKSGRVKIFKVANGGKEQIFHIFGAEEYFAEVPAFDGGNYPASAAALENSQVVFIPRSSFLTVLQQHPTLALAILGTLARHLRKLTHLVDTLSFQEVPQRLANYLLNLSKRLGNADVVELDLPKGQLAALLGTIPETLSRALYKLAQEKIIEMEGTTVRLCDRDRLINLQNKK; encoded by the coding sequence ATGACTGTTACGGAACGTATTTTAGAAGTTAAACAATTTTTACAGAAAACGCCGATTTTTCGGGATCTATTAGATGAACAATTGCAAGCACTGGCGAATATTGCTATTGTGCAAACTTATAAAAAAGGGGAAATTATATTCTGGGAAGGTGATGAGGGGACGGGGTTTTTTATTGTTAAGTCTGGTAGGGTGAAGATTTTTAAGGTAGCGAATGGCGGTAAAGAACAAATTTTCCACATATTCGGCGCGGAAGAATATTTTGCGGAAGTACCAGCTTTTGATGGGGGAAATTATCCTGCTTCAGCCGCAGCGTTGGAAAATTCCCAGGTGGTGTTTATTCCTAGATCATCATTTTTGACGGTGTTGCAACAACATCCTACATTGGCACTGGCAATTTTAGGAACTTTGGCTCGACACTTACGCAAATTAACACACTTGGTTGATACTCTGTCTTTTCAGGAAGTACCCCAACGATTAGCCAACTACTTATTAAATTTGAGTAAGCGCTTGGGTAATGCGGATGTCGTCGAGCTAGATTTACCTAAAGGACAGCTTGCAGCTTTATTAGGGACAATACCCGAAACGCTTTCTCGTGCTTTATACAAACTTGCTCAAGAAAAAATTATCGAGATGGAAGGGACTACTGTGAGATTATGCGATCGCGATCGGTTGATTAATTTACAAAATAAAAAATGA
- the hcp gene encoding hydroxylamine reductase has protein sequence MFCNQCEQTTRGDVCHQWGACGKSPEVDALQDLLVHCLRGLSQVALQAKSLGLATRETDEFTCEMLFSTLTNVNFSTSDFISFVNRAIALRESLKLQIQATGNAVIQSAINSFQPASDTQKQIQQGKDLEFEFISQSAKNVDIFSLKLTLLYGLKGVAAYAFHALELNQHDESLYIFFHEVLANLDAQDKSLQDWLDLTLKVGQMNLKAMELLDAGNTETFGHPTPTTVPLGHTVGKAILVSGHDLLALKAVLEQTSGTGIKVYTHGELLPAHGYPKLKQTHPHLYGHYGTAWQNQTHEFERFPGAIVMTTNCLMPPHETYKDKVFTLGPVGYPGLQHISIHDISLVIQKALELPGFTEDSEQKTVTTGFARNAVLGVADTVINAVKQGDIRHFFLVGGCDGAKPGRNYYSDLVEKIPNDCVVLTLGCGKFRFFDQNLGDIGGIPRLLDLGQCNDAYSAIQIAVALANTFEVNVNQLPLSMILSWYEQKAIAVLLTLLYLGIQNIRIGPTLPAFLTPNVVKLLSETFHLQLITTPEQDLAVCLG, from the coding sequence ATGTTCTGTAACCAGTGTGAACAAACTACCCGTGGCGATGTCTGTCATCAGTGGGGAGCCTGCGGTAAAAGTCCAGAAGTTGATGCTTTACAAGATTTACTAGTCCATTGTTTACGCGGACTCTCCCAGGTAGCGCTACAAGCAAAATCTCTAGGACTGGCGACTCGTGAGACAGATGAGTTCACCTGTGAGATGCTCTTCTCCACACTCACAAACGTCAACTTTTCCACATCTGATTTTATTAGCTTTGTCAATCGCGCGATCGCCTTACGTGAAAGTCTGAAGTTACAAATTCAAGCCACAGGTAACGCCGTCATCCAATCGGCGATTAACTCTTTTCAACCTGCTAGCGACACCCAAAAACAAATTCAGCAAGGAAAAGACCTAGAATTTGAATTTATCAGCCAATCTGCTAAAAATGTCGATATTTTCTCACTCAAGCTCACCTTATTATACGGACTCAAGGGTGTTGCTGCTTATGCCTTCCATGCCTTGGAACTAAACCAGCACGATGAAAGCTTATACATATTTTTCCACGAAGTTTTAGCAAATCTTGATGCCCAAGACAAGAGTTTACAAGATTGGCTTGATTTAACCTTAAAAGTTGGGCAAATGAACCTGAAAGCAATGGAATTACTTGATGCTGGTAATACCGAAACCTTTGGACATCCTACCCCAACAACTGTTCCCCTTGGTCATACCGTAGGTAAAGCCATCCTCGTTTCAGGACATGATTTACTCGCTTTAAAAGCCGTCCTCGAACAAACATCTGGAACCGGAATCAAAGTATATACTCACGGCGAACTCCTCCCCGCACATGGCTATCCAAAGCTAAAACAGACTCATCCTCACCTTTATGGACACTACGGTACAGCGTGGCAAAATCAAACCCATGAGTTTGAACGCTTTCCTGGTGCGATCGTTATGACGACTAATTGTCTCATGCCGCCCCATGAAACTTACAAAGATAAGGTGTTTACTTTGGGGCCTGTGGGTTATCCTGGTTTGCAACATATCAGCATCCACGACATTTCCCTAGTTATCCAAAAAGCATTAGAACTCCCAGGTTTTACCGAAGATAGCGAACAAAAAACAGTAACTACAGGTTTTGCTAGAAATGCAGTTTTAGGTGTAGCCGATACTGTCATTAATGCGGTAAAACAAGGTGATATCCGCCACTTCTTCCTAGTTGGTGGTTGTGATGGCGCGAAACCAGGACGCAATTACTACAGTGATTTAGTAGAAAAAATCCCCAATGATTGTGTAGTCTTAACTTTGGGTTGTGGCAAATTCCGCTTCTTTGATCAGAATTTGGGTGATATCGGTGGGATTCCTCGCTTACTCGACCTCGGACAGTGTAACGATGCTTACTCAGCCATTCAGATTGCCGTGGCTTTAGCCAATACTTTTGAAGTTAATGTGAATCAACTACCACTGTCGATGATACTGTCTTGGTATGAACAAAAAGCGATCGCTGTTCTCCTAACACTGTTGTACTTGGGTATCCAAAATATTCGCATTGGCCCCACACTCCCAGCTTTCCTTACTCCCAATGTTGTGAAGTTGCTCTCAGAAACCTTCCATCTCCAACTCATCACCACACCAGAACAAGATTTGGCGGTATGTCTAGGTTAA
- a CDS encoding IS630-like element ISAva6 family transposase — protein MVRPRIKLTEHLSTEEIEQSYRRCEDAQEKTRWLVIKLLNQQPQLSAQKVAEIVGFSGDWVRKIVRRYNKLGANGIINQQKLKPGGKKLALTNEQQQWLRQRLASPPEDGGLWSAPKVGELIRVQFGITLHVTTAWDYLKRLGFSLQQPRPLHTEAATFVQRQMFKTELTEFVRLLRFLHPHKSVEVWAEDEARLGLKPIVRRVWTPVGHRPNAVHRTRYQWLYTYGFVHPATGESFFLILPRVNIAVMQMALDAFAAEVNPHHHKIIVLLVDQAGWHTSKQLMLPAGIILFPLPAYTPQLQPTECVWSLLREAVANQMFSTLDELETVLISRCQWLMSHPQIVHGKVGFDWICQI, from the coding sequence ATGGTACGTCCCAGGATAAAACTAACAGAGCATCTATCAACAGAAGAAATAGAACAAAGTTATCGCCGATGTGAAGATGCACAAGAGAAAACCCGATGGTTAGTGATTAAATTGCTCAATCAACAACCACAGTTGTCAGCGCAAAAGGTAGCAGAGATTGTGGGATTCTCAGGGGACTGGGTGAGAAAAATCGTGCGGCGATACAACAAGCTAGGAGCAAACGGAATCATCAATCAACAGAAACTGAAACCAGGAGGAAAAAAACTTGCACTCACAAACGAGCAACAACAGTGGTTGCGCCAAAGGTTAGCTTCACCACCAGAAGATGGGGGGTTATGGAGTGCGCCAAAAGTAGGGGAATTGATCCGAGTACAGTTTGGAATTACACTCCATGTCACTACAGCTTGGGATTACCTCAAAAGGCTAGGATTTAGTCTGCAACAACCACGACCTCTGCATACTGAGGCGGCAACTTTTGTTCAAAGACAGATGTTTAAAACTGAGTTAACGGAGTTTGTGCGATTGTTACGTTTCCTCCATCCGCACAAATCAGTTGAAGTTTGGGCAGAAGATGAAGCTCGATTAGGCCTCAAACCCATCGTCCGTCGAGTTTGGACACCAGTAGGTCATCGTCCCAATGCTGTGCATCGCACTCGTTACCAATGGCTTTATACTTATGGATTTGTCCATCCAGCTACTGGCGAGAGTTTTTTCTTGATTTTACCCAGAGTCAACATTGCTGTCATGCAAATGGCTTTAGATGCTTTTGCCGCTGAAGTCAATCCTCATCATCACAAAATCATTGTTTTGCTTGTTGATCAAGCTGGTTGGCATACCAGTAAACAATTAATGTTGCCAGCTGGTATCATTCTGTTTCCTCTGCCTGCTTATACACCTCAACTCCAACCGACTGAGTGTGTTTGGTCGCTTCTACGTGAAGCTGTTGCTAATCAGATGTTTTCTACTCTCGATGAACTAGAAACTGTGTTAATTTCTCGTTGTCAATGGTTAATGTCTCACCCTCAAATTGTTCATGGCAAGGTTGGGTTTGATTGGATTTGCCAAATTTGA
- the ftsH2 gene encoding ATP-dependent zinc metalloprotease FtsH2 has translation MKFSWRVLVLWTLPALVIGFFFWQGTFAGAPADMSKNAANTRMTYGRFLEYVDAGRVTSVDLYEGGRTAIVEAQDQDIENRVQRWRVDLPVSAPELISKLKEKKVSFDAHPARNDGAIWGLLGNLVFPILLITGLFFLFRRSNNLPGGPGQAMNFGKSRARFQMEAKTGVKFDDVAGIEEAKEELQEVVTFLKQPERFTAVGARIPKGVLLVGPPGTGKTLLAKAIAGEAGVPFFSISGSEFVEMFVGVGASRVRDLFKKAKDNAPCIIFIDEIDAVGRQRGAGIGGGNDEREQTLNQLLTEMDGFEGNTGIIIIAATNRPDVLDAALLRPGRFDRQVTVDAPDIKGRLEVLQVHARNKKLDPSVSLEAIARRTPGFTGADLANLLNEAAILTARRRKEGITLSEIDDAVDRVVAGMEGTPLVDSKSKRLIAYHEVGHALVGTLLKDHDPVQKVTLIPRGQAQGLTWFTPNEEQGLISRSQLKARITGALGGRAAEEIIFGSAEVTTGAGGDLQQVSGMARQMVTRFGMSDLGPLSLESQQGEVFLGRDWMTRSDYSESIAARIDSQVRLIVDECYENAKKIMRDHRTVTDRIVDLLIEKETIDGDEFRQIVAEYTDVPDKQQFVPQL, from the coding sequence ATGAAATTCTCTTGGAGAGTCCTAGTACTCTGGACATTGCCAGCTTTGGTAATTGGTTTTTTCTTTTGGCAAGGGACGTTTGCTGGCGCTCCTGCGGACATGAGCAAGAATGCAGCTAACACTCGCATGACTTACGGCCGCTTTCTGGAATATGTGGATGCTGGACGTGTTACCAGCGTTGACTTATACGAAGGCGGCAGAACAGCTATTGTGGAAGCCCAGGATCAAGATATCGAAAACCGTGTCCAACGTTGGCGGGTGGATTTGCCAGTTAGCGCTCCTGAGTTAATCAGCAAACTTAAAGAAAAGAAAGTAAGTTTTGATGCTCATCCAGCACGTAATGATGGCGCTATTTGGGGATTGTTGGGCAATCTAGTGTTCCCCATCTTATTGATTACTGGATTGTTCTTTTTGTTCCGTCGCTCTAATAATCTCCCTGGTGGCCCTGGTCAAGCCATGAACTTTGGCAAATCCAGAGCGCGTTTCCAAATGGAAGCCAAAACTGGGGTGAAGTTTGACGATGTAGCTGGTATCGAAGAAGCGAAGGAAGAATTACAAGAAGTTGTGACATTCCTCAAACAGCCAGAAAGATTTACGGCTGTGGGTGCGCGGATTCCCAAAGGTGTACTGTTAGTAGGGCCTCCAGGGACTGGTAAAACTTTACTAGCAAAAGCGATCGCTGGGGAAGCTGGTGTACCATTCTTTAGTATTTCCGGTTCGGAATTCGTGGAAATGTTCGTGGGTGTGGGTGCTTCCCGCGTGCGTGACTTATTTAAGAAAGCTAAAGATAATGCTCCCTGTATCATCTTCATTGATGAAATTGACGCTGTTGGTAGACAACGGGGTGCTGGTATTGGTGGCGGTAACGATGAGAGAGAACAAACTCTCAACCAGTTACTCACCGAGATGGATGGTTTTGAAGGCAATACAGGCATCATTATTATTGCTGCTACCAACCGTCCTGACGTATTAGATGCGGCGTTGTTACGTCCTGGTCGTTTTGACAGACAAGTAACCGTTGATGCTCCAGATATTAAAGGACGCTTGGAAGTCCTGCAAGTCCACGCCCGGAATAAGAAACTAGATCCGAGTGTATCATTGGAAGCGATCGCCCGTCGTACCCCTGGATTCACCGGTGCAGATTTAGCCAACTTGCTCAACGAAGCCGCTATTCTTACCGCCAGAAGACGTAAAGAAGGTATCACCCTCAGCGAAATTGATGATGCGGTGGATAGAGTCGTCGCGGGGATGGAAGGAACTCCCCTCGTAGATAGCAAGAGCAAGCGCTTAATTGCTTACCACGAAGTAGGACACGCCTTGGTAGGTACTTTATTAAAAGACCATGACCCAGTGCAGAAAGTCACCCTGATTCCTAGAGGACAAGCCCAAGGTTTAACTTGGTTTACTCCCAACGAAGAACAAGGTTTAATTTCTCGTTCCCAACTCAAAGCCAGAATTACCGGCGCTTTGGGTGGTCGTGCGGCGGAAGAAATAATTTTTGGTTCTGCGGAAGTGACCACAGGTGCAGGCGGAGACTTGCAACAGGTGTCAGGAATGGCACGGCAAATGGTGACAAGATTTGGGATGTCTGATTTAGGCCCCTTGTCCTTGGAAAGTCAACAAGGAGAAGTATTCTTAGGTCGTGACTGGATGACCAGATCAGATTATTCTGAATCCATTGCGGCAAGAATTGACTCTCAAGTCCGGTTGATTGTTGACGAATGCTATGAAAACGCTAAGAAGATTATGCGTGATCATCGCACCGTTACAGATCGCATCGTTGACCTGCTGATTGAAAAAGAAACCATTGACGGCGACGAGTTCCGGCAAATTGTGGCTGAGTACACTGATGTACCTGATAAGCAGCAGTTTGTACCACAACTGTAA
- a CDS encoding histone deacetylase family protein: MELPIIYHPHYVAPLPEGHRFPMAKFKKLYELLLSDDVAQTEQFYTPILPHPELIELVHTPDYVRSYCEGTLDTKAQRRIGLPWSPALANRTCIAVGGTILTAQLALNQGLACNTAGGTHHAFPSYGSGFCIFNDIAIASRVLQQQQLVKKILIVDLDVHQGDGTAFIFQDDDSVFTFSMHCEVNFPGTKQHSDLDVPLPVGMEDDAYLQTLASYLPDLLSEIKPDLVFYDAGVDPHIGDRLGKLALSDTGLFRREMQVLTTCISAGYPVACVIGGGYADDMTSLVWRHSLLHRAASEVYRQYKL, from the coding sequence ATGGAATTGCCAATTATTTATCACCCACATTATGTTGCACCATTGCCTGAAGGACATCGCTTCCCGATGGCAAAATTCAAAAAACTCTATGAATTGCTCTTAAGTGATGATGTAGCACAAACAGAGCAATTTTATACCCCAATCCTGCCACACCCAGAGTTAATCGAGTTAGTTCATACCCCAGACTATGTGCGGTCTTACTGCGAAGGTACACTAGATACTAAAGCACAACGTCGAATCGGTTTACCTTGGAGTCCAGCACTAGCAAATCGTACCTGTATAGCTGTGGGTGGAACAATACTCACAGCACAGCTAGCACTCAATCAAGGTTTAGCTTGTAATACTGCTGGTGGTACTCATCATGCTTTTCCTAGTTATGGTTCTGGTTTTTGTATTTTCAACGATATAGCGATCGCCTCTCGCGTTCTCCAACAACAGCAACTAGTCAAAAAAATCCTCATTGTCGATTTGGATGTCCATCAAGGAGACGGTACAGCGTTTATATTCCAAGATGATGACAGTGTTTTCACATTCTCCATGCACTGCGAAGTTAATTTCCCAGGAACCAAGCAACACAGTGATTTAGATGTTCCCTTACCAGTAGGAATGGAGGATGATGCTTACCTACAAACCTTGGCGAGTTACCTACCAGATTTGTTATCTGAGATCAAACCAGACTTAGTATTTTACGATGCTGGTGTTGATCCCCACATAGGCGATCGCTTAGGTAAACTAGCCTTAAGTGACACTGGCTTATTCCGTCGAGAAATGCAGGTTTTAACTACCTGTATCAGCGCTGGTTATCCAGTCGCCTGCGTAATTGGTGGTGGTTACGCTGATGATATGACATCCCTAGTTTGGCGACATTCCCTATTGCATCGTGCCGCTAGTGAGGTTTACCGTCAATACAAGCTTTAA
- the gshA gene encoding glutamate--cysteine ligase produces the protein MVLLKGFEIEMYTGTPQGEIVGLSDKIVTQLDGFVREPDSRNVEYTTEPLHSYESLLCALLRPRQALRDYLKQLGDYTLIPGSTLSLGGSDRFFRSDPANPYHDYIEQTYGTKVVTASVHINVGIDDPEVLMRACRLIRVEAPLFLALSASSPFIDGKATGYHSTRWGVFPQTPTNVPLFTSHAHHIEWVEQQLAIGTMQNVRHLWVSVRPNGDRRPYDLNRLELRICDLVTDPISLLAITALLEARLLQLIENPDLDPLTQSKFSPEELVTLTTENEAAAASASLDAQLTHWQDGRSIIARDWVNEIYQEVWAIAKKHGFSCFLSPLQKILREGNEAQHWLQLHKVGFDTQCVITQAISTTQERELELQNKLCTQLKG, from the coding sequence GTGGTCTTATTGAAAGGCTTTGAAATTGAAATGTACACCGGTACCCCTCAAGGTGAAATCGTCGGTCTCTCGGATAAAATTGTGACTCAATTAGACGGGTTTGTACGAGAACCAGATAGCCGGAACGTAGAATACACGACAGAACCACTGCACAGTTATGAAAGTTTGCTGTGTGCTTTGTTGCGTCCTCGACAGGCATTAAGAGACTACCTCAAGCAATTAGGTGACTATACCCTCATTCCTGGCAGCACATTATCTTTGGGTGGAAGCGATCGCTTTTTCCGATCTGACCCAGCCAACCCATATCATGACTATATTGAGCAAACCTACGGGACAAAAGTAGTTACCGCTAGCGTTCATATAAACGTAGGTATTGACGATCCAGAAGTGTTAATGCGGGCTTGTCGGTTAATTCGCGTCGAAGCACCCCTATTTTTAGCCCTAAGCGCCTCATCTCCCTTCATCGATGGTAAAGCTACTGGTTATCATTCCACCCGTTGGGGAGTCTTCCCCCAAACGCCAACTAACGTCCCACTATTTACCAGCCACGCCCATCATATAGAGTGGGTAGAACAGCAATTGGCTATCGGGACAATGCAGAACGTCCGCCACCTCTGGGTATCAGTCAGACCAAATGGTGATCGCCGTCCCTATGATTTAAACCGTTTAGAATTAAGAATCTGTGATTTAGTTACAGATCCAATCTCCTTATTGGCGATTACAGCCTTACTAGAAGCGCGGTTATTACAACTAATAGAAAATCCCGACCTAGATCCCTTAACCCAAAGTAAGTTTTCCCCCGAAGAACTCGTAACCCTCACTACTGAAAACGAAGCCGCAGCCGCTAGCGCTAGTCTCGATGCCCAACTGACACATTGGCAAGACGGTAGAAGCATCATAGCTAGAGATTGGGTGAATGAAATATATCAAGAAGTTTGGGCGATCGCTAAAAAACATGGCTTTAGCTGTTTCCTCTCCCCTCTCCAGAAAATTTTACGTGAAGGTAACGAAGCCCAACACTGGCTACAGCTGCATAAAGTCGGCTTCGACACCCAATGCGTTATCACCCAAGCAATCAGTACCACCCAGGAACGGGAACTTGAACTGCAAAATAAGTTGTGTACACAGCTAAAGGGGTAA
- a CDS encoding tRNA (cytidine(34)-2'-O)-methyltransferase, producing the protein MPQVVLVNPQIPPNTGNIARTCAATGTELHLVGPLGFEISDRYLKRAGLDYWPYVKLHYHKTIEAFENVHQERGGRLLGFSVSGSSSYIQFPYQADDWLLFGSETTGLPPTVLSACDATLYIPMAEPGVRSLNLSVSVAVGLFEVRRQLGYLL; encoded by the coding sequence ATGCCTCAGGTAGTTTTAGTTAATCCGCAAATACCCCCTAATACGGGCAATATTGCTCGTACTTGTGCTGCTACAGGTACAGAGTTACATTTAGTAGGACCATTGGGATTTGAAATTAGCGATCGCTACCTCAAAAGAGCAGGTTTAGACTACTGGCCTTACGTTAAACTGCACTACCACAAAACCATAGAAGCCTTTGAAAATGTACATCAAGAGCGTGGCGGTAGATTGCTAGGTTTTTCCGTTAGCGGCAGTTCTAGTTATATTCAGTTTCCATATCAAGCTGATGATTGGTTACTATTCGGTAGTGAAACCACAGGCTTACCTCCCACCGTCCTCTCAGCTTGTGATGCCACCTTATACATTCCTATGGCTGAACCAGGTGTCCGCAGCTTAAATCTTTCTGTTAGCGTGGCAGTAGGCTTATTTGAAGTCCGTCGTCAGTTAGGATATCTACTATAA